The Catenuloplanes niger genome includes a window with the following:
- a CDS encoding anchored repeat-type ABC transporter permease subunit — MSPLDFLADLVNPDLAFLPKALAIAVMSAIMCGVVGCYVVLRGMAFIGDAVAHAVFPGLAVAFLFSGSLVLGGITAGVLTALLVAVFAQNRRIKEDSVIGVFFVAAFALGIVIISRAPGYAGSLQQFLFGSITGIPDRDLFVVGGTGLFLLLAVALLHKEFVAVTLDREMARALGLRVFWLDVTLYVLVTLAVVMAVQTIGNILVLALLVTPAAAARLLTDRLVVMMLLAPAIGALSAVLGLYLSWSWDLPVGGTVVLVLTGVFLLAFLLAPRHGAVTRLARAR; from the coding sequence ATGTCACCGCTCGACTTCCTCGCCGACCTGGTGAACCCGGACCTGGCGTTCCTGCCGAAGGCGCTGGCGATCGCGGTCATGTCCGCGATCATGTGCGGCGTGGTCGGCTGCTACGTGGTGCTGCGCGGCATGGCGTTCATCGGCGACGCCGTGGCGCACGCGGTCTTCCCCGGGCTGGCCGTGGCGTTCCTGTTCTCCGGCAGCCTGGTGCTCGGCGGCATCACGGCCGGCGTGCTGACCGCGCTGCTGGTCGCGGTGTTCGCGCAGAACCGGCGGATCAAGGAGGACTCGGTCATCGGCGTCTTCTTCGTGGCCGCGTTCGCGCTCGGCATCGTGATCATCTCGCGCGCGCCCGGGTACGCCGGCTCGCTCCAGCAGTTCCTGTTCGGCTCGATCACCGGCATCCCGGACCGGGACCTGTTCGTGGTCGGCGGCACCGGGCTGTTCCTGCTGCTCGCGGTCGCGCTGCTGCACAAGGAGTTCGTCGCGGTCACGCTGGACCGGGAGATGGCCCGCGCGCTCGGCCTGCGTGTCTTCTGGCTCGACGTCACCCTCTACGTGCTGGTCACGCTCGCGGTGGTGATGGCGGTCCAGACGATCGGCAACATCCTGGTGCTGGCGCTGCTGGTCACGCCGGCCGCGGCGGCGCGCCTGCTCACCGACCGGCTGGTCGTGATGATGCTGCTGGCCCCGGCGATCGGCGCGCTGTCCGCGGTGCTCGGCCTCTACCTGTCCTGGTCCTGGGACCTCCCGGTCGGCGGCACCGTCGTGCTGGTCCTCACCGGTGTCTTCCTGCTCGCCTTCCTGCTGGCCCCGCGCCACGGCGCCGTCACCCGCCTCGCCCGCGCCCGCTGA
- a CDS encoding anchored repeat-type ABC transporter ATP-binding subunit, translating to MSPVLSLDGVTVRLGGRTALEDVTMGVSGGEFAALLGPNGAGKTTLLRAALGLLPLAAGRTTITGPGYVPQRHEFAWDFPASVQDVVLSGLVRRIGLFRRPRVAHWTAVWDALDRVRLGDLRTRPVGELSGGQRQRVLVARALALDPAVLLLDEPFTGLDMPSQEVLTELFTTIARERAVLMATHDLAAAAYTCDRLILINRTVVAAAAPAELRDRDVWMRTFQVGADSHLLKALGV from the coding sequence ATGAGCCCGGTGCTCTCGCTCGACGGCGTGACGGTGCGGCTCGGCGGCCGGACCGCGCTGGAGGACGTCACCATGGGCGTCTCCGGCGGCGAGTTCGCGGCGCTGCTCGGCCCGAACGGCGCCGGCAAGACCACGCTGCTCCGCGCCGCGCTCGGGCTGCTGCCGCTGGCCGCCGGACGAACCACGATCACCGGCCCGGGGTACGTGCCGCAGCGCCACGAGTTCGCCTGGGACTTCCCGGCCTCCGTGCAGGACGTGGTGCTCAGCGGCCTGGTGCGCCGGATCGGGCTGTTCCGCCGCCCCCGGGTCGCGCACTGGACCGCGGTCTGGGACGCGCTCGACCGGGTCCGGCTCGGTGACCTGCGCACCCGGCCGGTCGGCGAGCTCTCCGGCGGCCAGCGGCAGCGCGTGCTGGTCGCCCGCGCGCTCGCGCTCGACCCGGCCGTGCTGCTGCTCGACGAGCCGTTCACCGGCCTGGACATGCCGTCCCAGGAGGTGCTGACCGAGCTGTTCACCACGATCGCCCGGGAACGCGCGGTGCTGATGGCCACGCACGACCTGGCGGCCGCGGCGTACACCTGCGATCGCCTGATCCTGATCAACCGCACCGTGGTGGCCGCCGCCGCGCCGGCCGAGCTGCGCGACCGCGACGTGTGGATGCGCACGTTCCAGGTCGGCGCGGACAGTCACCTGCTCAAGGCCCTGGGGGTCTGA
- a CDS encoding choice-of-anchor M domain-containing protein, which produces MLAAALAVPSPDGLSQSLAPDQGQAAGPAVLETGHVDVGPRFRDGAFRVQIHDDEATPPVWRSPDEAVIRVRDTAAQEIPDDPAYAFLGAPAGTSVHVLPQTQREDVVWLGWNTQDPGLLERAGRGVTMNLRGVQGPGKLTVFLQSGTLGAPQVLWNSDDAYPQALWVDRNTHTHANWVFGAPGVYLVALDVTAELADGGTATASTTLRFAVGDAASPDEARAATITVASPSAAPAVPAADRGFPGWLLGVLGLAGLLLVALLVSVAVRGAAVRRRAERERASA; this is translated from the coding sequence GGGGCAGGCCGCCGGGCCCGCCGTCCTGGAGACCGGGCACGTCGACGTGGGACCGCGGTTCCGCGACGGCGCGTTCCGCGTCCAGATCCACGACGACGAGGCGACGCCGCCGGTCTGGCGCAGCCCGGACGAGGCGGTCATCCGCGTGCGGGACACGGCCGCGCAGGAGATCCCGGACGACCCGGCGTACGCGTTCCTCGGCGCGCCCGCGGGCACGTCCGTGCACGTGCTGCCGCAGACCCAGCGGGAGGACGTGGTCTGGCTCGGCTGGAACACCCAGGACCCCGGCCTGCTGGAACGGGCCGGCCGCGGCGTCACCATGAACCTGCGCGGCGTCCAGGGGCCGGGGAAGCTGACCGTGTTCCTGCAGTCCGGCACGCTCGGCGCGCCGCAGGTGCTGTGGAACTCGGACGACGCGTACCCGCAGGCGCTCTGGGTCGACCGGAACACGCACACGCACGCGAACTGGGTGTTCGGCGCGCCCGGGGTCTACCTGGTCGCGCTGGACGTGACCGCGGAGCTGGCCGACGGCGGCACCGCGACCGCGAGCACCACGCTGCGTTTCGCGGTCGGCGACGCGGCGAGCCCGGACGAGGCCCGCGCCGCCACGATCACGGTCGCGTCGCCGTCCGCGGCCCCGGCCGTACCCGCCGCTGATCGGGGTTTTCCGGGCTGGCTGCTCGGGGTGCTCGGCCTCGCCGGCCTGCTGCTGGTCGCGCTGCTGGTCAGCGTGGCCGTGCGCGGTGCCGCCGTGCGCCGCCGGGCCGAGCGGGAGCGTGCGTCCGCATGA